A stretch of the Mycobacteroides immunogenum genome encodes the following:
- a CDS encoding PH domain-containing protein, which yields MAEAKRTVIRTSPMAHFVTGFLALGMLSFVVALPILAPVLLIPIGLSYAIARYRTAVNTESAQIRTLTSTRTVPWSEIDGLTFDKHAWAQATLTDGSTIRLPGVTFSTLPILSAASNGRVPNPYEGVRRD from the coding sequence ATGGCCGAAGCGAAACGCACAGTGATCCGGACGTCCCCGATGGCGCATTTCGTCACCGGGTTTCTGGCGCTGGGCATGTTGAGCTTCGTCGTCGCACTTCCGATTCTGGCGCCGGTACTCCTCATCCCGATCGGCCTGTCGTACGCCATCGCCCGCTACCGCACCGCCGTGAACACCGAGTCCGCACAGATTCGGACCTTGACGTCCACCAGGACGGTGCCGTGGTCCGAGATCGACGGACTCACCTTCGACAAGCACGCCTGGGCGCAGGCCACCCTCACCGACGGCAGCACCATCCGCCTCCCCGGGGTCACCTTCTCGACGCTGCCGATCCTGTCGGCGGCCAGCAACGGGCGCGTCCCGAATCCCTACGAGGGAGTCAGGCGCGACTAG
- a CDS encoding DUF2752 domain-containing protein, with protein MHATVVSRLAAPVAVAAVAAAGCAAVWLGDPTTPGGVLPVCPFKALTGLDCPGCGGLRMVYSLMHGDLLGALRYNAVGLVAVGFLAVCFVAWTASRWRGESGWNPPWLHGWVPVITLVVFVAWFIVRLIPIAPFTALRV; from the coding sequence GTGCATGCCACCGTCGTCTCCCGGCTCGCCGCCCCTGTCGCGGTGGCTGCCGTGGCGGCGGCAGGCTGCGCCGCGGTGTGGCTCGGAGACCCGACGACGCCCGGCGGAGTGCTCCCGGTGTGCCCCTTCAAGGCACTCACCGGCCTCGACTGCCCCGGCTGTGGCGGCCTGCGCATGGTCTATTCACTGATGCACGGTGACCTGCTTGGCGCACTGCGCTACAACGCGGTTGGCTTGGTGGCCGTGGGGTTCCTCGCAGTCTGCTTTGTGGCCTGGACGGCCAGCCGTTGGCGGGGTGAGTCAGGTTGGAATCCGCCCTGGCTGCATGGGTGGGTCCCGGTGATCACGCTGGTCGTCTTCGTGGCGTGGTTCATCGTCAGACTGATTCCGATCGCACCGTTCACCGCGTTGCGGGTGTGA
- a CDS encoding aspartate aminotransferase family protein — protein MTSVDVVQDLSGDLETKAARHLWGHFARHGAGIAPPIITRGEGVRIWDDRGKSYLDGLSGLFVVQAGHGRAELAQAAARQAEKLAFFPLWSYATEPAIELADRLAGYAPGDLNRVFFTTGGGEAVESAWKLAKQFFKLTGKPGKHKVISRAIAYHGTPQGALAITGLPAFKAPFEPLTPGGFRAPNTNFYRAPEPYAHDPKAFGQYCADRIAEAIEFEGPDTVAAVFLEPVQNAGGCFPPPPGYFERVREICDEYDVLLVSDEVICAFGRIGSMFACEELGYQPDIITCAKGMTSGYSPIGAMIATDRLFEPFNDGTTTFPHGYTFGGHPVSAAVALANLDIFEREGLCDRVRENAPVFRSTLEKLHDLPIVGDVRGEGYFYGIELVKDKQSKATFNGEESERLLRGFLSAALWDAGLYCRADDRGDPVIQLAPPLISGPREFDAIEQILRGVLTEAWNRL, from the coding sequence GTGACATCCGTTGATGTAGTACAGGACCTTTCCGGCGATCTGGAGACAAAGGCCGCACGGCATCTGTGGGGGCACTTCGCCCGTCACGGAGCCGGAATCGCGCCGCCGATCATCACTCGTGGTGAGGGGGTGAGAATTTGGGACGACCGCGGCAAGAGCTACCTCGACGGACTGTCGGGACTTTTCGTCGTGCAGGCCGGGCATGGCCGCGCCGAGCTGGCACAGGCCGCGGCGCGTCAAGCCGAGAAACTCGCCTTTTTTCCCCTCTGGTCCTATGCCACCGAGCCGGCGATCGAACTCGCCGACCGCCTCGCGGGATACGCGCCGGGCGACCTGAACCGCGTCTTCTTCACCACCGGTGGCGGAGAAGCGGTGGAAAGCGCGTGGAAGCTGGCCAAACAGTTCTTCAAGCTGACCGGAAAACCCGGTAAGCACAAGGTTATTTCGCGTGCCATCGCTTACCACGGCACCCCGCAGGGGGCGCTGGCCATCACCGGCTTGCCCGCGTTCAAGGCGCCGTTCGAGCCGCTGACTCCGGGCGGATTCCGCGCGCCGAACACCAACTTCTATCGCGCACCGGAGCCTTACGCGCACGACCCCAAGGCATTTGGGCAGTACTGCGCCGACCGGATCGCCGAGGCCATCGAATTCGAGGGGCCCGACACGGTCGCGGCCGTCTTCCTCGAACCCGTGCAGAATGCGGGTGGTTGCTTCCCGCCGCCGCCGGGCTACTTCGAGCGGGTGCGCGAAATCTGTGACGAGTACGACGTGTTGCTGGTGTCCGACGAGGTGATCTGCGCCTTCGGGCGTATCGGATCGATGTTCGCGTGCGAGGAGCTGGGGTACCAGCCCGACATCATCACCTGTGCCAAGGGCATGACGTCCGGTTACTCGCCCATTGGTGCGATGATCGCCACCGACCGGTTGTTCGAACCGTTCAATGACGGCACGACGACCTTTCCACACGGTTATACCTTTGGTGGCCATCCTGTTTCGGCGGCCGTGGCGTTGGCCAATCTCGATATCTTCGAGCGTGAGGGGCTGTGCGATCGGGTACGCGAGAACGCGCCCGTGTTCCGCTCGACCCTGGAGAAGCTCCATGACCTGCCGATCGTCGGGGATGTGCGCGGCGAGGGTTACTTCTACGGCATTGAACTGGTCAAGGATAAACAGAGCAAGGCGACCTTTAACGGTGAGGAAAGCGAAAGACTGCTGCGCGGCTTCCTGTCCGCGGCGCTCTGGGATGCGGGTCTGTACTGCCGCGCCGACGATCGTGGCGACCCGGTGATTCAGCTTGCGCCACCGTTGATCAGCGGGCCACGCGAGTTCGACGCGATCGAGCAGATTCTGCGCGGGGTGCTCACCGAGGCCTGGAATCGGTTGTAG
- a CDS encoding CD225/dispanin family protein, translating into MEYPSLGESSSYPGPRPSTHLVWAIIATLFCCLPFGIVAIVKAAQVDSLWFQGRYREAHAASRSAKLWVMWSILPFVVLGVALVIGAILTSIFGEVPAQR; encoded by the coding sequence GTGGAATATCCATCATTGGGGGAGTCGTCGTCGTACCCGGGACCGCGACCAAGCACCCATCTGGTGTGGGCAATCATCGCTACCCTCTTCTGCTGCTTGCCCTTCGGGATTGTTGCGATCGTCAAGGCGGCGCAGGTGGACTCGTTGTGGTTCCAGGGCCGCTATCGCGAGGCGCATGCCGCGTCGCGGTCCGCCAAGCTTTGGGTGATGTGGTCGATTCTCCCATTCGTCGTGCTGGGGGTGGCCCTGGTCATCGGGGCGATACTGACCTCGATATTCGGTGAGGTACCGGCCCAGCGGTAG
- a CDS encoding acetolactate synthase large subunit — protein sequence MSAPAKPKPASASGPAPAAAPEPNTVAPQRVTGAQSVVRSLEELGVEVIFGIPGGAVLPVYDPLYDSTKVRHVLVRHEQGAGHAASGYAHANGKVGVMMATSGPGATNLVTPLADAQMDSIPVVAITGQVGRGLIGTDAFQEADISGITMPITKHNFLVSNAEEIPKVIAEAFYIAQSGRPGAVLVDIPKDILQAQTTFSWPPQIYLPGYKPVTKPHGKQVREAVRLIAAAKRPVLYVGGGVIRADASPELKELAELTGIPVVTTLMARGAFPDSHELHMGMPGMHGTVGAVAALQRSDLLITLGARFDDRVTGQLDSFAPEAKVIHADIDPAEIGKNRHADVPIVGDVKNVISELIEAIRADRATGTTSDLSEWWEYLSGIRKTYPLGYDAQHDGSLGPEFVIETLGKIAGPDAVYVAGVGQHQMWAAQFIKYENPRTWLNSGGLGTMGFAVPAAMGAKMARPEAEVWAIDGDGCFQMTNQELATCAIEGVPIKVALINNGNLGMVRQWQTLFYEERYSQTDLATHSRRIPDFVKLAEALGCVGLRCEREEDVAKVIEEARAINDRPVVIDFIVGADAQVWPMVAAGTSNDEIQAARGIRPLFDDDEGLVDE from the coding sequence ATGAGCGCTCCCGCAAAGCCCAAGCCGGCTTCTGCTTCTGGGCCCGCCCCAGCAGCAGCTCCGGAACCCAACACCGTCGCACCCCAGCGCGTCACCGGCGCGCAGTCGGTAGTGCGGTCGCTTGAGGAGCTCGGCGTCGAGGTGATCTTCGGCATTCCCGGTGGTGCGGTTCTGCCCGTCTATGACCCGCTGTACGACTCGACCAAGGTCCGTCACGTGCTGGTGCGCCACGAACAGGGCGCTGGGCACGCGGCCAGCGGCTACGCACATGCCAACGGCAAGGTCGGCGTCATGATGGCCACCTCAGGCCCGGGAGCCACCAACCTGGTGACCCCGCTGGCCGACGCCCAGATGGATTCCATCCCGGTGGTTGCCATCACCGGCCAGGTGGGCCGTGGCCTCATCGGCACCGACGCCTTCCAGGAAGCCGACATCTCCGGCATCACCATGCCGATCACCAAGCACAACTTCCTGGTGAGCAACGCCGAGGAGATCCCGAAGGTCATCGCCGAGGCCTTCTACATCGCCCAGAGCGGTCGTCCCGGCGCGGTGCTCGTGGACATCCCCAAGGACATCCTGCAGGCGCAGACCACGTTCAGCTGGCCGCCGCAGATCTACCTGCCCGGATACAAGCCCGTCACCAAGCCGCACGGCAAGCAGGTTCGTGAGGCGGTCCGGCTCATCGCCGCCGCCAAGCGCCCGGTGCTGTACGTCGGTGGCGGTGTCATCCGTGCGGACGCGTCCCCGGAACTCAAGGAATTGGCCGAACTGACCGGCATCCCCGTCGTCACCACCCTTATGGCGCGCGGAGCATTCCCCGACAGCCACGAGCTGCACATGGGCATGCCCGGGATGCACGGCACAGTCGGCGCGGTGGCCGCGCTGCAGCGCAGCGATCTGCTGATCACCCTGGGCGCGCGATTCGATGACCGGGTGACGGGCCAGCTCGACTCGTTCGCGCCGGAGGCCAAGGTGATTCACGCCGACATCGACCCCGCCGAGATCGGTAAGAACCGCCACGCCGATGTGCCGATTGTCGGTGACGTGAAGAACGTCATCAGCGAGCTGATCGAGGCCATCCGGGCCGATAGGGCCACCGGAACCACCAGCGATCTCTCCGAATGGTGGGAGTACCTGTCGGGTATCCGCAAGACGTACCCGCTGGGCTACGACGCGCAGCACGACGGCAGCCTGGGCCCGGAGTTCGTCATCGAGACGCTGGGCAAGATCGCCGGACCTGACGCGGTCTACGTGGCCGGGGTGGGTCAGCACCAGATGTGGGCCGCACAGTTCATCAAGTACGAGAACCCGCGGACCTGGCTCAACTCCGGTGGCCTGGGCACCATGGGCTTCGCGGTTCCCGCCGCCATGGGCGCAAAGATGGCGCGGCCCGAGGCCGAGGTGTGGGCCATCGATGGTGACGGCTGCTTCCAGATGACCAACCAGGAGCTGGCCACCTGCGCCATCGAGGGTGTGCCGATCAAGGTCGCGCTGATCAACAACGGCAACCTGGGCATGGTGCGCCAGTGGCAGACCTTGTTCTACGAGGAGCGCTACTCGCAGACAGACCTGGCCACGCACTCGCGCCGCATCCCCGATTTCGTGAAGCTGGCTGAGGCGCTCGGCTGCGTCGGATTGCGTTGCGAGCGTGAAGAAGACGTGGCCAAGGTGATCGAAGAGGCGCGTGCGATCAACGATCGTCCGGTGGTCATCGACTTCATCGTCGGTGCCGACGCCCAGGTGTGGCCGATGGTCGCCGCGGGCACCAGCAATGACGAGATCCAGGCGGCGCGGGGCATCCGGCCGCTGTTCGACGACGATGAAGGACTGGTGGACGAATGA
- the ilvC gene encoding ketol-acid reductoisomerase has product MFYDDDADLTLIQGRKVGVIGYGSQGHAHSLSLRDSGVQVKVGLREGSKSREKVTEQGLEVDTPEEVAKWADVIMVLAPDTAQAEIFTKEIEPHLKDGDALFFGHGLNIHFGLIKPPANVTVAMVAPKGPGHLVRRQFVDGKGVPALIAVHQDPKGEGQALALSYAKGIGGTRAGVIKTDFKEETETDLFGEQAVLCGGTEELVKTGFDVMVEAGYAPEMAYFEVLHELKLIVDLMYEGGIARMNYSVSDTAEFGGYLSGPRVIDAGTKQRMKDILTDIQDGTFVKRLVANVEGGNKELEGLRKENAEHPIEVTGKKLRDLMSWVDRPITETA; this is encoded by the coding sequence ATGTTCTACGACGATGATGCGGACCTGACTCTCATTCAGGGACGCAAGGTCGGCGTTATCGGGTACGGCAGCCAGGGGCACGCGCACTCGCTGAGCCTGCGCGACTCCGGCGTTCAGGTGAAGGTCGGTCTGCGCGAGGGCTCCAAGTCGCGCGAGAAGGTCACCGAGCAGGGCCTTGAGGTCGACACCCCCGAAGAGGTCGCCAAGTGGGCTGACGTGATCATGGTCCTGGCGCCCGACACCGCACAGGCCGAGATCTTCACCAAGGAGATCGAGCCGCACCTGAAGGACGGCGACGCGCTGTTCTTCGGACACGGCCTGAACATCCACTTCGGTCTGATCAAGCCTCCGGCCAACGTCACCGTTGCCATGGTTGCCCCCAAGGGCCCGGGCCACCTTGTGCGTCGTCAGTTCGTCGATGGCAAGGGTGTGCCCGCGCTCATCGCCGTGCACCAGGACCCCAAGGGTGAGGGCCAGGCGCTCGCGCTGTCCTACGCCAAGGGCATCGGTGGTACCCGCGCCGGCGTCATCAAGACCGACTTCAAGGAAGAGACCGAGACCGACCTCTTCGGTGAGCAGGCCGTGCTCTGCGGTGGCACCGAGGAACTGGTCAAGACCGGATTCGACGTCATGGTCGAGGCCGGATACGCCCCCGAGATGGCGTACTTCGAGGTGCTGCACGAGCTCAAGCTGATCGTCGACCTGATGTACGAGGGTGGCATCGCCCGCATGAACTACTCGGTGTCCGACACCGCCGAGTTCGGTGGATACCTGTCGGGACCGCGCGTCATCGACGCCGGCACCAAGCAGCGCATGAAGGACATCCTCACGGACATCCAGGACGGCACCTTCGTCAAGCGCCTCGTCGCCAACGTCGAGGGTGGCAACAAGGAGCTCGAGGGTCTGCGCAAGGAGAACGCCGAGCACCCCATCGAGGTCACCGGCAAGAAGCTGCGCGACCTGATGAGCTGGGTCGATCGGCCGATCACCGAGACCGCTTAG
- a CDS encoding oxygenase MpaB family protein yields MPSTAAHATTSRSAGMPPRGDAKARIWRRGDGATPAGQRTGPDGRPDYGYFGPGSVTWKVFLHPSVAPMIVLVTALLEGSHEGLQAVEINHDPVFTKSKRNQIDFDDTVKRIQRTAGVPIPIIFGDTESADALAAHLRHYHRNMKGVIPGTDRPYDAQGPTLVLFAHVTIMHAALRIYENTPAPGRLIPRRLPQSERDQFFAEVKTFAELMGADPDTVPVTSDEVAAYYDSIESEYRMVKGFVPGGVRFALSVIRNARGFGGLTAAAVAAITLVTAVPSVAVVPPKVRRHLGIPRIADPVLAMLLRVAQPAFVPFTLEPLAREISRLFIGDDGITLGENARELMERTA; encoded by the coding sequence ATGCCAAGCACAGCTGCACACGCCACAACATCGCGCTCCGCGGGCATGCCGCCGCGCGGTGACGCAAAGGCCCGGATCTGGCGACGCGGGGACGGCGCCACCCCTGCCGGTCAACGCACCGGCCCCGATGGGCGGCCCGACTACGGCTACTTCGGCCCCGGCTCGGTGACTTGGAAGGTGTTCCTGCATCCCTCCGTGGCACCCATGATCGTGCTGGTGACCGCATTGCTGGAGGGCAGCCACGAGGGACTGCAAGCCGTTGAGATCAATCACGATCCGGTGTTCACCAAGAGCAAGCGCAATCAGATCGACTTCGATGACACCGTCAAACGCATTCAGCGCACCGCCGGTGTGCCGATACCGATCATCTTCGGCGACACCGAGAGTGCCGATGCACTGGCCGCGCACCTACGCCACTATCACCGCAATATGAAGGGAGTCATCCCCGGCACCGACCGGCCCTACGACGCCCAGGGGCCCACACTAGTGCTCTTCGCGCACGTGACGATCATGCATGCGGCGCTGCGGATCTACGAGAACACCCCCGCACCGGGACGCCTCATTCCCCGGCGCCTGCCGCAGTCCGAGCGCGACCAATTCTTCGCCGAGGTGAAGACATTCGCCGAACTGATGGGTGCCGACCCGGACACGGTGCCGGTGACCTCCGACGAGGTGGCGGCCTACTACGACTCCATCGAATCGGAATACCGGATGGTGAAAGGCTTCGTGCCGGGCGGGGTGCGATTCGCCCTATCGGTGATCAGAAACGCACGAGGATTCGGCGGACTGACGGCCGCCGCCGTCGCCGCGATCACTCTCGTCACGGCAGTGCCGTCCGTGGCAGTGGTGCCGCCAAAGGTGCGGCGCCATTTGGGGATTCCCCGGATCGCCGATCCCGTGTTGGCCATGCTGCTGCGGGTGGCGCAGCCTGCCTTTGTGCCGTTCACCCTTGAACCGCTGGCCCGCGAGATCTCCCGCCTGTTCATCGGCGATGACGGTATTACGTTGGGAGAGAACGCTCGCGAGCTTATGGAACGCACCGCTTAG
- the ilvN gene encoding acetolactate synthase small subunit, producing the protein MTSTHTLSVLVEDKPGVLARVAALFSRRGFNIASLAVGPTELKDVSRMTIVVTVDDFPLEQVTKQLNKLINVIKIVEQDEDNSVARELMLVKVRADATVRAQVIEVVNLFRAKVVDVSPESVTIEATGTQSKLDALLRMLDPYGIREIVQSGVVALSRGPRSIAAAK; encoded by the coding sequence ATGACAAGCACCCACACCTTGAGCGTGCTGGTGGAGGACAAACCCGGTGTGCTCGCCCGTGTCGCCGCACTGTTTTCCCGTCGTGGCTTCAACATCGCCTCGCTGGCGGTGGGCCCGACGGAACTCAAAGACGTTTCGCGCATGACAATCGTCGTCACCGTCGACGATTTTCCGCTCGAACAGGTCACCAAGCAGCTCAACAAGCTCATCAACGTGATCAAGATCGTCGAACAGGACGAGGACAATTCGGTGGCACGCGAGCTGATGCTCGTCAAGGTGCGCGCCGATGCGACGGTGCGCGCGCAGGTCATCGAAGTGGTGAACCTGTTCCGCGCCAAGGTGGTCGATGTGTCGCCGGAGTCGGTGACCATCGAGGCGACGGGCACCCAGTCCAAGCTGGATGCACTGCTGCGGATGCTCGACCCGTACGGTATTCGGGAGATCGTGCAATCCGGCGTGGTCGCGCTCTCGCGTGGCCCGCGGTCTATCGCCGCCGCCAAGTAA
- a CDS encoding Lrp/AsnC family transcriptional regulator produces MANTTRRLLRVADPGNGSTAFPLDDASKAIVEELQQDGRRPYATIGKSVGLSEAAVRQRVQRMIDAGVMQIVAVTDPMQLGFKRQAMIGIRCSGDTTEVADRLAELDAVDYVVLTAGTFDAIVEVVCEDDDDLLDLLNKQIRAVPGVTSTETLVYLKLVKQQYNWGTR; encoded by the coding sequence GTGGCCAACACGACACGACGACTGTTGCGGGTCGCCGACCCCGGAAACGGGTCCACGGCATTCCCGCTTGACGACGCCTCCAAGGCGATCGTCGAAGAGCTCCAGCAGGACGGGCGCCGTCCCTACGCGACGATCGGTAAGTCGGTGGGGCTCTCTGAGGCCGCGGTGCGGCAGCGGGTGCAACGCATGATCGATGCCGGCGTCATGCAAATTGTCGCTGTCACCGATCCGATGCAGCTCGGATTCAAACGGCAGGCGATGATCGGCATCAGATGCTCCGGCGACACCACCGAGGTGGCCGATCGTTTGGCCGAGTTGGACGCCGTCGATTACGTGGTGCTCACCGCGGGGACCTTCGACGCGATCGTCGAGGTGGTCTGCGAGGACGACGACGACCTGCTGGATTTGCTCAACAAGCAGATCCGTGCGGTACCTGGGGTTACCTCCACGGAAACCCTCGTCTATTTGAAACTAGTGAAGCAGCAATATAATTGGGGTACACGGTGA
- a CDS encoding cytochrome P450, which produces MTTANSTAPRIPWDSRDPYHYFESLRTRGDVVWDENAGTWVVLGYQSAREVLGGAGWSSDPLASPQMRASAPGYLDMNSFGRNMLFADGPDHTELRSAVRDVFTPGFIAGLREGVQSIASHVIEYPLPEESFDFMADIALPLPIAIIGEWLGLDDSSSTVLREESPIIIRMLGAFADVDTVMAGTAAGASLATELLPLAADRRVHPGDDLLSLIASSTDLPLEDVVTMAFMIAIAGHETTANLLGTSIIRLLEPRPDGTQLADNIDPDDPAVITELLRLDGPVLATARVATADHSLAGNIVREGQTVLIAIAAANRDPQVFVEPSTFRTDRRSPPLAFGYGTHHCLGSALAKLETTVALREVLERQPVIAGPVSWRDTPAIRGPRSIPMRFRL; this is translated from the coding sequence ATGACCACTGCTAACTCCACCGCGCCGCGGATCCCCTGGGATTCACGAGACCCATACCATTACTTCGAAAGCCTGCGTACCCGCGGCGATGTGGTCTGGGATGAGAACGCCGGCACCTGGGTGGTTCTGGGCTATCAGTCCGCTCGCGAGGTGCTGGGCGGCGCCGGTTGGTCAAGCGACCCACTCGCCAGCCCCCAGATGCGCGCCTCAGCTCCGGGGTATCTCGATATGAACAGCTTCGGCAGAAACATGCTCTTCGCCGATGGACCCGATCACACCGAGCTCCGCAGCGCCGTCCGCGATGTGTTCACCCCGGGATTCATCGCCGGCCTACGGGAGGGTGTGCAATCGATCGCCTCTCACGTCATCGAATACCCTTTGCCCGAAGAGTCTTTCGACTTCATGGCCGACATCGCCCTGCCGTTACCGATCGCCATCATCGGTGAATGGCTTGGCCTGGACGACTCGTCGTCGACCGTCCTGCGCGAGGAATCCCCAATCATCATCCGGATGCTCGGCGCTTTCGCCGACGTCGATACCGTCATGGCCGGAACTGCTGCGGGCGCCTCCCTCGCCACCGAACTGTTGCCATTGGCGGCCGATCGACGTGTACACCCGGGCGATGACCTACTCAGTCTGATCGCGTCAAGCACCGACTTGCCCTTGGAAGACGTCGTCACGATGGCCTTCATGATCGCCATCGCGGGTCACGAGACCACGGCAAATCTATTGGGCACCAGCATCATCCGCTTGTTGGAGCCGCGCCCGGATGGTACCCAACTGGCAGACAACATCGACCCGGATGATCCCGCCGTCATCACCGAACTGCTCCGACTCGATGGTCCGGTGCTCGCCACCGCGCGCGTCGCGACAGCGGACCACAGCCTCGCCGGGAACATCGTCCGGGAAGGACAGACGGTCCTGATCGCGATTGCCGCTGCGAACCGTGATCCCCAGGTGTTCGTGGAGCCCAGTACCTTTCGGACCGATCGCAGGAGCCCGCCCCTGGCCTTCGGATACGGCACCCACCACTGCCTGGGCTCGGCACTGGCCAAGCTGGAGACAACGGTGGCGCTGCGCGAGGTACTGGAACGCCAACCCGTCATCGCCGGCCCCGTGAGCTGGCGCGACACCCCCGCCATCCGTGGTCCGCGCAGCATCCCCATGCGGTTTCGCCTCTAG
- a CDS encoding saccharopine dehydrogenase family protein, whose amino-acid sequence MRVLIVGAGGVGSAAAYIAARRDFFEALVIADYDIARARAVVDRLDDPRFTAARIDASSADDVASLCREHRITHALNAVDPRFVMGVFDGCFAAGVTYLDMAMSLSHRHPDRPYELPGVMLGDEQFAVAEKWETAGLLALVGIGVEPGLSDVFARYAADHLFSEIDELGTRDGSNLEVQGYRFAPSFSIWTTIEECLNPPLIWERGKGFFTTEPFSEPEVFDFPGGIGPVECVNVEHEEVVLMPRWVNARRVTFKYGLGAEFINVLRTLHLVGLDSTAPVNVHGNGGAAAVSPRDVVAACLPDPAGLGHLMRGATCAGLWVTGTGKDGRPREVYLHHVVDNEWTMARDGAQCVVWQTAVNPVVALELLAEGAWSGSGVLGPEAFDSLPFLDRLNTFGAPWGIQERAAA is encoded by the coding sequence ATGCGAGTTCTCATCGTCGGTGCCGGGGGAGTGGGCAGCGCGGCCGCGTACATCGCGGCGCGGCGGGATTTCTTCGAAGCCTTGGTGATCGCTGATTACGACATCGCGCGGGCACGGGCGGTGGTCGATCGGCTCGACGATCCGCGATTCACCGCGGCCCGGATCGATGCCTCCAGCGCCGATGACGTCGCCAGTTTATGCCGAGAACATCGCATTACTCATGCGCTCAACGCGGTCGACCCGCGGTTCGTCATGGGTGTCTTCGACGGATGCTTCGCGGCGGGGGTGACCTACCTCGACATGGCGATGAGTCTGTCGCATCGGCACCCGGACAGGCCCTACGAGTTACCCGGCGTGATGCTCGGTGACGAACAGTTCGCGGTCGCCGAAAAATGGGAGACCGCAGGGCTGTTGGCGCTGGTGGGTATCGGTGTGGAGCCGGGCCTCAGCGACGTGTTCGCGCGTTACGCGGCCGATCACCTGTTCTCCGAGATCGACGAGCTGGGTACTCGCGACGGCTCCAATCTAGAGGTGCAGGGGTATCGGTTCGCTCCGTCATTTTCCATCTGGACCACCATCGAGGAATGCCTCAATCCGCCCCTGATCTGGGAGCGCGGCAAGGGATTTTTCACCACCGAACCCTTCAGTGAGCCTGAGGTTTTCGACTTTCCTGGCGGAATCGGACCCGTCGAATGCGTCAACGTGGAGCACGAGGAGGTGGTGCTCATGCCGCGCTGGGTCAATGCCCGGCGGGTCACCTTCAAGTATGGCCTCGGTGCCGAGTTCATAAATGTGCTGCGCACCCTGCATCTGGTGGGTTTGGACAGCACCGCGCCCGTGAACGTGCACGGCAACGGCGGTGCCGCGGCCGTCAGCCCGCGCGACGTGGTGGCAGCATGCCTGCCGGACCCAGCCGGGCTGGGGCACTTGATGCGCGGAGCCACCTGCGCGGGCCTTTGGGTCACCGGCACCGGTAAGGATGGCCGGCCCCGCGAGGTCTACCTGCACCATGTCGTCGACAACGAATGGACCATGGCCCGCGACGGTGCGCAGTGCGTGGTGTGGCAGACGGCGGTGAATCCGGTGGTGGCCCTGGAGCTGCTCGCCGAGGGTGCCTGGAGCGGGTCGGGGGTGCTGGGGCCGGAGGCGTTCGACAGCCTGCCATTCCTGGATCGGCTCAATACGTTCGGTGCGCCCTGGGGTATCCAGGAGCGCGCAGCCGCCTAG